In Zygosaccharomyces rouxii strain CBS732 chromosome A complete sequence, the genomic window AATACCCGTAAATGGTATCAGGAACTTTGCCAATCTTCTTACCACTTAGTACTTCACGAgctctttcttcaacagcCTGCACGAATTGCTCCCTTAAATGAGCAGTTTCCCGTTCGTAATCTGTTGCTTGCTTCTCCAAAATCTTCTCAATGTTGGCCAACTCCTTTTCGTAATCTAAGAGATTTCTTTCGAATCTTTCTAACTGTAGGGATTTTCTGGCGGTCCGGATTTGAATATCTTGCAAAAGTTCAAATGTAGACGGACGTGTCTTTAAATTGGTATCGATCATAGAATGAACAATGGCATTTAACCCGTTTGAATAATATTCTGGAATTCTATCGAATTTACCTGACTTTATCCTATTCTGTAATTCCAGATAATTTTTAGCTTGAAATGGTGGATGTAATGAACACATTTCAAAGACTACGCAGCCAAGCGACCAGATATCACTGAGAGGTGAATATGGCTGGTCCATTAAAACTTCTGGGGACATATAATAAGGTGTCCCCACATAAGTCGTTGCAAATTGGATGCTATTACCAAGTGACTTAGCTAAACCAAAATCCCCCAATTTGACTACGACTTGACTGTAATCCACATTGTGTATTTCATCCGCTGAAGTGCCACTATCGTCAGCACTTAGAAAGATGTTTCCCggtttcaaatctctatGGATGACAatattctttctctttacaGGAGGTTTCATTCTGTCGTAGATGGTGGTCAATGGAGAGAGCTCATCACCGTAATGACATTTATACAGTGCGGATAAGATTTGCGCTAATATCCCCCATATTATCTTCTCTGGgatatattttttttcctgcTTGTAATGCTTAATCATATGGCTCAAGTCACCACTAGAACAAAATTCCATATAAAGATAAAGTATTTCATGCTGTTCCTCAAAATCccaattacaaaattcGACTATATTTTCATGCTTCAAATGTGATAAAATCGTACACTCTGAAATAAGTTGCTGCCTTTCCTTACTGCTCATATGTCCATActtaatttcttttctaacCATGAGTTTTTTGGTCGGTACATGCAGGACTTTGCGTACAGCTCCAAAAGATCCCCTACCTATTTCTTCTAAAACCTGATACTGTGATGATGACGGTGGTGAGGGCGTCCTCATCTGCTTAGGAGACACGAAGTCACCTAATAGATCGCGCCTGTTATACATCTCAAACTCTGTTCGATCTGTTCTTCTGTGATTCTCGAGAATAACTTGAGAGAGGAAGATAAACGGGGAGATGGAGCAAATGATGTGCAATTGAACAGACTCTATTGTGcatatttcattttttcgCTCTTTCGAAGTTATATTTACCTGTTACCGAAACGGGTTATATGTGGAATCATATGCCCCATACTTTAATCACATTACCTTTTCGAGTGatataaaaataaatgATAGCGGTTCAGTGTTAAGTTCTGTCTGGAATGTCGAATGCATCATTCTGCAAACTTAAGTTAAAACGACTCTTGCTTTGTTGTCTGCGTACCGATGGAATTGCGAAACTAGATGGCGAGGCTGTGGCAAATGACTTAATGTCATTACACAactgatgaattaaaatgGAATCACAACCGACTTGACCTTCTATCTGATGGTTCCAGTTTCTATCTAGGAAGTCCATCATCACttctaatcttttcttAATAACAACCTCTGCACTTaaatctctttcttttaaGGTGCTCAGATACTCTAGAGATCTTGCGATTATCAATTTGACGAACTTCAACAAATCGATTTGAATCAGTAAACTATTTCGATAAAGCATAAAGAAAGCCGTTAATCTCTCATTGAAACTCGAatgagaaaaaatcttgaaCGAAATAAATGCTAATGGTGTCAGCAAGCAGATTTTCATAAACTTCGTGATAAAATTCCCAAATTCGAGattattttctttgatgCGGAAAAATGGTTCGACCAAATCTCGATAAGTTAATAAAACCGATGGCTTTCCCGAAGAACCTGAAGGAAACTCAATTGCCAAACTATCCGGATGGCTGATAAATTTTGTTGTATCATGCAATGCAAACTGTAAAGAGTTTAATAGAATTTCTAAACCTCCCACAATAAATTCCTCATGGGATCGTAAAAAGTGCAGGGAAAGTTCCACTAAAACTGGATGAAATTCTGTCAACTCTGTAGATATTTCCATGACAATTGACAAGGGTACATGCAACAGTTGAAGAGACTTTGCACGGGTGGTCAAAAGTCGGAGGATCAAATTTATGAAGTTAGTATTATTCAAAAGTTGGTTTAAGAGCAATCTGTTCAAATGTGTAGCATGGTAAATAACACTCATGTAATATTTCCACACGTAACtgttttcttcatcacaaaatttggaatcttcaaaaaagCCTAGTATCCAAGGAAGGAAAGCCTCAGGCAGCTCCATGGAGGGTGCAGTGGTGGTTGGTACTTTGGAAGGGGTTGCTGCTACAATTTCCGCGGCTGTACTATTATGCAATTGAATTAGAATCGAGGTTAATGCTTTGAAAATTGTATACATTGGTTGCTctgttgttggtggtaattttaaaatgttTTCAATGAATTGTTTGGGAAACCATGAGGAAGCCTCGGGGAAAGACGATAGTTTCAA contains:
- the KIN3 gene encoding serine/threonine protein kinase KIN3 (highly similar to uniprot|P22209 Saccharomyces cerevisiae YAR018C KIN3 Nonessential protein kinase with unknown cellular role), producing the protein MYNRRDLLGDFVSPKQMRTPSPPSSSQYQVLEEIGRGSFGAVRKVLHVPTKKLMVRKEIKYGHMSSKERQQLISECTILSHLKHENIVEFCNWDFEEQHEILYLYMEFCSSGDLSHMIKHYKQEKKYIPEKIIWGILAQILSALYKCHYGDELSPLTTIYDRMKPPVKRKNIVIHRDLKPGNIFLSADDSGTSADEIHNVDYSQVVVKLGDFGLAKSLGNSIQFATTYVGTPYYMSPEVLMDQPYSPLSDIWSLGCVVFEMCSLHPPFQAKNYLELQNRIKSGKFDRIPEYYSNGLNAIVHSMIDTNLKTRPSTFELLQDIQIRTARKSLQLERFERNLLDYEKELANIEKILEKQATDYERETAHLREQFVQAVEERAREVLSGKKIGKVPDTIYGYYDKRVPKPAYHWRTRYR